One genomic segment of Sminthopsis crassicaudata isolate SCR6 chromosome 2, ASM4859323v1, whole genome shotgun sequence includes these proteins:
- the LOC141554346 gene encoding 5-hydroxyisourate hydrolase-like isoform X1 → MSTRRLLLVQQHLHSRESQTMEVKSSPLTTHVLDTASGLPAQGLCLRLFRLGEGNQHWTELRKSYTNADGRCPGLLTPEQMTAGTYKLFFDTEGYWKKMGQTSFYPYVEVVFTITNEAHKLHVPLLLSPFSYTTYRGS, encoded by the exons ATGAGTACTCGCCGGCTGCTCCTGGTCCAGCAACATCTCCACTCCAGAGAG AGCCAAACCATGGAGGTGAAGAGCAGCCCCCTGACCACACATGTACTGGACACTGCCTCGGGCCTTCCGGCCCAGGGTCTCTGCCTGCGCCTCTTCAGGCTTGGAGAGGGGAATCAGCACTGGACCGAGCTGAGGAAAAG TTACACCAATGCTGATGGCCGCTGCCCTGGGCTTCTGACTCCTGAACAAATGACGGCCGGCACCTACAAGCTCTTCTTTGACACGGAAGGTTATTGGAAAAAGATGGGGCAAACCAGCTTCTACCCCTATGTGGAG GTTGTTTTCACCATCACAAACGAGGCCCACAAGCTCCACGTGCCCCTGCTGCTGAGTCCATTCTCCTACACCACCTACAGAGGAAGCTAG
- the LOC141554346 gene encoding 5-hydroxyisourate hydrolase-like isoform X2: MEVKSSPLTTHVLDTASGLPAQGLCLRLFRLGEGNQHWTELRKSYTNADGRCPGLLTPEQMTAGTYKLFFDTEGYWKKMGQTSFYPYVEVVFTITNEAHKLHVPLLLSPFSYTTYRGS, encoded by the exons ATGGAGGTGAAGAGCAGCCCCCTGACCACACATGTACTGGACACTGCCTCGGGCCTTCCGGCCCAGGGTCTCTGCCTGCGCCTCTTCAGGCTTGGAGAGGGGAATCAGCACTGGACCGAGCTGAGGAAAAG TTACACCAATGCTGATGGCCGCTGCCCTGGGCTTCTGACTCCTGAACAAATGACGGCCGGCACCTACAAGCTCTTCTTTGACACGGAAGGTTATTGGAAAAAGATGGGGCAAACCAGCTTCTACCCCTATGTGGAG GTTGTTTTCACCATCACAAACGAGGCCCACAAGCTCCACGTGCCCCTGCTGCTGAGTCCATTCTCCTACACCACCTACAGAGGAAGCTAG
- the DRC4 gene encoding dynein regulatory complex subunit 4 isoform X3 produces MAPKKKGGGGGGKKGKVKASPIVDGIPPEEMNKEQVEEHILRIREELDREREERNYFQLERDKIHTFWDITRRQLEEKKAELRNKDREMEEAEERHQVEIKVYKQKVKHLLYEHQNNLTEMKAEGTVSLKLAQKEHRTQENEMRKNMRCLKVELKEQELANEVVMKNLRLKHDEEITRMRNDFERQVREIESKYDKKMKMLRDELDLRRKTEIHEVEERKNGQINTLMKNHEKAFSDIKNYYNDITLNNLALINSLKEQMEDMKNKEDHLEKEMAEVMLQNKRLAEPLQKAREELMDLHKKLVNYEKDRQALANTKARLKITEKELKDLQWEHEVLEQRFIKVQEERDDLYSKFSKAILEVQQKTGFKNLLLERKLMTLSNVMERKEVQMNEILSASNLDPEALAVVSRKLEDVLDSKNSTIKDLQYELARVCKAHNDLLRTYEAKLTAFGIPLDNMGFRPLETSVIGQTLGHGPAGLVSMPT; encoded by the exons ATG GCGCccaaaaagaagggaggaggaggaggaggaaagaaggggaaagtcaAAGCTTCCCCCATTGTAGACGGCATTCCACCAGAAGAAATGAACAAGGAACAG GTGGAGGAGCACATTTTGCGAATCAGAGAGGAGCTggacagggaaagagaggaaCGCAACTACTTTCAGCTGGAGCGAGACAAGATCCACACGTTCTGGGACATCACCCGGAGGCAGCTGGAGGAGAAGAAGGCTGAGCTACGGAACAAGGACCGAGAAATGGAGGAGGCTGAGGAGAGGCATCAAGTGGAGATTAAA gtTTACAAACAGAAAGTAAAGCACTTGCTGTATGAGCACCAGAACAACCTGACGGAGATGAAAGCTGAGGGAACCGTGTCCTTAAAGCTGGCTCAGAAGGAGCACCGGACACAGGAGAATGAGATGCGTAAGAACATGCGTTGTCTCAAGGTGGAGCTCAAGGAGCAGGAGCTGGCCAATGAGGTGGTGATGAAAAACCTGCGCCTG AAACATGATGAGGAGATTACTCGGATGAGAAATGACTTTGAGAGACAAGTCCGAG AGATCGAGTCCAAATatgataagaaaatgaaaatgctgaGAGATGAGCTGGATCTTCGGAGGAAGACAGAAATCCATGAGgttgaggagagaaagaatgggcAGATCAACACACTGATGAAGAACCACGAGAAGGCCTTCAGCGACATCAAGAACTACTACAATGACATCACCCTGAACAATCTGGCCCTCATTAACTCTCTCAAG GAGCAAATGGAGGACATGAAAAACAAGGAAGACCATTTAGAAAAAGAGATGGCGGAAGTGATGCTCCAGAATAAGAGGCTGGCGGAGCCACTGCAGAAGGCCCGAGAGGAGCTGATGGACCTCCACAAGAAACTAGTCAACTATGAGAAGGACCGACAGGCCCTGGCT aATACAAAAGCTCGCCTGAAAATCACCGAGAAAGAATTAAAAGACTTGCAGTGGGAGCATGAAGTGTTAGAGCAGCGGTTCATCAAG GTTCAAGAAGAACGAGAtgatttatattccaaatttaGCAAGGCCATCCTAGAAGTGCAGCAGAAAACAGGCTTTAAGAATTTGCTCCTGGAACGCAAGCTGATGACCCTCTCAAATGTgatggagaggaaggaggtgCAGATGAACGAGATCCTTTCTGCCTCCAACCTTGACCCTGAAGCCCTTGCGGTGGTCTCCCGAAAGCTGGAG GATGTCCTGGATTCTAAAAACAGCACTATCAAGGACCTGCAGTATGAGCTCGCCCGTGTTTGCAAG GCACACAATGACTTGCTGAGAACCTATGAAGCCAAGCTCACAGCCTTTGGGATCCCCCTGGACAACATGGGGTTCAGACCTCTGGAGACCTCGGTTATAGGACAGACCCTGGGGCATGGCCCCGCCGGGCTGGTCTCCATGCCAACGTAA
- the DRC4 gene encoding dynein regulatory complex subunit 4 isoform X5 codes for MNKEQVEEHILRIREELDREREERNYFQLERDKIHTFWDITRRQLEEKKAELRNKDREMEEAEERHQVEIKVYKQKVKHLLYEHQNNLTEMKAEGTVSLKLAQKEHRTQENEMRKNMRCLKVELKEQELANEVVMKNLRLKHDEEITRMRNDFERQVREIESKYDKKMKMLRDELDLRRKTEIHEVEERKNGQINTLMKNHEKAFSDIKNYYNDITLNNLALINSLKEQMEDMKNKEDHLEKEMAEVMLQNKRLAEPLQKAREELMDLHKKLVNYEKDRQALANTKARLKITEKELKDLQWEHEVLEQRFIKVQEERDDLYSKFSKAILEVQQKTGFKNLLLERKLMTLSNVMERKEVQMNEILSASNLDPEALAVVSRKLEDVLDSKNSTIKDLQYELARVCKAHNDLLRTYEAKLTAFGIPLDNMGFRPLETSVIGQTLGHGPAGLVSMPT; via the exons ATGAACAAGGAACAG GTGGAGGAGCACATTTTGCGAATCAGAGAGGAGCTggacagggaaagagaggaaCGCAACTACTTTCAGCTGGAGCGAGACAAGATCCACACGTTCTGGGACATCACCCGGAGGCAGCTGGAGGAGAAGAAGGCTGAGCTACGGAACAAGGACCGAGAAATGGAGGAGGCTGAGGAGAGGCATCAAGTGGAGATTAAA gtTTACAAACAGAAAGTAAAGCACTTGCTGTATGAGCACCAGAACAACCTGACGGAGATGAAAGCTGAGGGAACCGTGTCCTTAAAGCTGGCTCAGAAGGAGCACCGGACACAGGAGAATGAGATGCGTAAGAACATGCGTTGTCTCAAGGTGGAGCTCAAGGAGCAGGAGCTGGCCAATGAGGTGGTGATGAAAAACCTGCGCCTG AAACATGATGAGGAGATTACTCGGATGAGAAATGACTTTGAGAGACAAGTCCGAG AGATCGAGTCCAAATatgataagaaaatgaaaatgctgaGAGATGAGCTGGATCTTCGGAGGAAGACAGAAATCCATGAGgttgaggagagaaagaatgggcAGATCAACACACTGATGAAGAACCACGAGAAGGCCTTCAGCGACATCAAGAACTACTACAATGACATCACCCTGAACAATCTGGCCCTCATTAACTCTCTCAAG GAGCAAATGGAGGACATGAAAAACAAGGAAGACCATTTAGAAAAAGAGATGGCGGAAGTGATGCTCCAGAATAAGAGGCTGGCGGAGCCACTGCAGAAGGCCCGAGAGGAGCTGATGGACCTCCACAAGAAACTAGTCAACTATGAGAAGGACCGACAGGCCCTGGCT aATACAAAAGCTCGCCTGAAAATCACCGAGAAAGAATTAAAAGACTTGCAGTGGGAGCATGAAGTGTTAGAGCAGCGGTTCATCAAG GTTCAAGAAGAACGAGAtgatttatattccaaatttaGCAAGGCCATCCTAGAAGTGCAGCAGAAAACAGGCTTTAAGAATTTGCTCCTGGAACGCAAGCTGATGACCCTCTCAAATGTgatggagaggaaggaggtgCAGATGAACGAGATCCTTTCTGCCTCCAACCTTGACCCTGAAGCCCTTGCGGTGGTCTCCCGAAAGCTGGAG GATGTCCTGGATTCTAAAAACAGCACTATCAAGGACCTGCAGTATGAGCTCGCCCGTGTTTGCAAG GCACACAATGACTTGCTGAGAACCTATGAAGCCAAGCTCACAGCCTTTGGGATCCCCCTGGACAACATGGGGTTCAGACCTCTGGAGACCTCGGTTATAGGACAGACCCTGGGGCATGGCCCCGCCGGGCTGGTCTCCATGCCAACGTAA
- the DRC4 gene encoding dynein regulatory complex subunit 4 isoform X1 — MPQARIFKERAGLFIISLCSGEKESRSLCQPSSYITGSCLQAPKKKGGGGGGKKGKVKASPIVDGIPPEEMNKEQVEEHILRIREELDREREERNYFQLERDKIHTFWDITRRQLEEKKAELRNKDREMEEAEERHQVEIKVYKQKVKHLLYEHQNNLTEMKAEGTVSLKLAQKEHRTQENEMRKNMRCLKVELKEQELANEVVMKNLRLKHDEEITRMRNDFERQVREIESKYDKKMKMLRDELDLRRKTEIHEVEERKNGQINTLMKNHEKAFSDIKNYYNDITLNNLALINSLKEQMEDMKNKEDHLEKEMAEVMLQNKRLAEPLQKAREELMDLHKKLVNYEKDRQALANTKARLKITEKELKDLQWEHEVLEQRFIKVQEERDDLYSKFSKAILEVQQKTGFKNLLLERKLMTLSNVMERKEVQMNEILSASNLDPEALAVVSRKLEDVLDSKNSTIKDLQYELARVCKAHNDLLRTYEAKLTAFGIPLDNMGFRPLETSVIGQTLGHGPAGLVSMPT, encoded by the exons GCGCccaaaaagaagggaggaggaggaggaggaaagaaggggaaagtcaAAGCTTCCCCCATTGTAGACGGCATTCCACCAGAAGAAATGAACAAGGAACAG GTGGAGGAGCACATTTTGCGAATCAGAGAGGAGCTggacagggaaagagaggaaCGCAACTACTTTCAGCTGGAGCGAGACAAGATCCACACGTTCTGGGACATCACCCGGAGGCAGCTGGAGGAGAAGAAGGCTGAGCTACGGAACAAGGACCGAGAAATGGAGGAGGCTGAGGAGAGGCATCAAGTGGAGATTAAA gtTTACAAACAGAAAGTAAAGCACTTGCTGTATGAGCACCAGAACAACCTGACGGAGATGAAAGCTGAGGGAACCGTGTCCTTAAAGCTGGCTCAGAAGGAGCACCGGACACAGGAGAATGAGATGCGTAAGAACATGCGTTGTCTCAAGGTGGAGCTCAAGGAGCAGGAGCTGGCCAATGAGGTGGTGATGAAAAACCTGCGCCTG AAACATGATGAGGAGATTACTCGGATGAGAAATGACTTTGAGAGACAAGTCCGAG AGATCGAGTCCAAATatgataagaaaatgaaaatgctgaGAGATGAGCTGGATCTTCGGAGGAAGACAGAAATCCATGAGgttgaggagagaaagaatgggcAGATCAACACACTGATGAAGAACCACGAGAAGGCCTTCAGCGACATCAAGAACTACTACAATGACATCACCCTGAACAATCTGGCCCTCATTAACTCTCTCAAG GAGCAAATGGAGGACATGAAAAACAAGGAAGACCATTTAGAAAAAGAGATGGCGGAAGTGATGCTCCAGAATAAGAGGCTGGCGGAGCCACTGCAGAAGGCCCGAGAGGAGCTGATGGACCTCCACAAGAAACTAGTCAACTATGAGAAGGACCGACAGGCCCTGGCT aATACAAAAGCTCGCCTGAAAATCACCGAGAAAGAATTAAAAGACTTGCAGTGGGAGCATGAAGTGTTAGAGCAGCGGTTCATCAAG GTTCAAGAAGAACGAGAtgatttatattccaaatttaGCAAGGCCATCCTAGAAGTGCAGCAGAAAACAGGCTTTAAGAATTTGCTCCTGGAACGCAAGCTGATGACCCTCTCAAATGTgatggagaggaaggaggtgCAGATGAACGAGATCCTTTCTGCCTCCAACCTTGACCCTGAAGCCCTTGCGGTGGTCTCCCGAAAGCTGGAG GATGTCCTGGATTCTAAAAACAGCACTATCAAGGACCTGCAGTATGAGCTCGCCCGTGTTTGCAAG GCACACAATGACTTGCTGAGAACCTATGAAGCCAAGCTCACAGCCTTTGGGATCCCCCTGGACAACATGGGGTTCAGACCTCTGGAGACCTCGGTTATAGGACAGACCCTGGGGCATGGCCCCGCCGGGCTGGTCTCCATGCCAACGTAA
- the DRC4 gene encoding dynein regulatory complex subunit 4 isoform X4 codes for MAPKKKGGGGGGKKGKVKASPIVDGIPPEEMNKEQVEEHILRIREELDREREERNYFQLERDKIHTFWDITRRQLEEKKAELRNKDREMEEAEERHQVEIKVYKQKVKHLLYEHQNNLTEMKAEGTVSLKLAQKEHRTQENEMRKNMRCLKVELKEQELANEVVMKNLRLKHDEEITRMRNDFERQVREIESKYDKKMKMLRDELDLRRKTEIHEVEERKNGQINTLMKNHEKAFSDIKNYYNDITLNNLALINSLKEQMEDMKNKEDHLEKEMAEVMLQNKRLAEPLQKAREELMDLHKKLVNYEKDRQALANTKARLKITEKELKDLQWEHEVLEQRFIKVQEERDDLYSKFSKAILEVQQKTGFKNLLLERKLMTLSNVMERKEVQMNEILSASNLDPEALAVVSRKLEDVLDSKNSTIKDLQYELARVCKAHNDLLRTYEAKLTAFGIPLDNMGFRPLETSVIGQTLGHGPAGLVSMPT; via the exons GCGCccaaaaagaagggaggaggaggaggaggaaagaaggggaaagtcaAAGCTTCCCCCATTGTAGACGGCATTCCACCAGAAGAAATGAACAAGGAACAG GTGGAGGAGCACATTTTGCGAATCAGAGAGGAGCTggacagggaaagagaggaaCGCAACTACTTTCAGCTGGAGCGAGACAAGATCCACACGTTCTGGGACATCACCCGGAGGCAGCTGGAGGAGAAGAAGGCTGAGCTACGGAACAAGGACCGAGAAATGGAGGAGGCTGAGGAGAGGCATCAAGTGGAGATTAAA gtTTACAAACAGAAAGTAAAGCACTTGCTGTATGAGCACCAGAACAACCTGACGGAGATGAAAGCTGAGGGAACCGTGTCCTTAAAGCTGGCTCAGAAGGAGCACCGGACACAGGAGAATGAGATGCGTAAGAACATGCGTTGTCTCAAGGTGGAGCTCAAGGAGCAGGAGCTGGCCAATGAGGTGGTGATGAAAAACCTGCGCCTG AAACATGATGAGGAGATTACTCGGATGAGAAATGACTTTGAGAGACAAGTCCGAG AGATCGAGTCCAAATatgataagaaaatgaaaatgctgaGAGATGAGCTGGATCTTCGGAGGAAGACAGAAATCCATGAGgttgaggagagaaagaatgggcAGATCAACACACTGATGAAGAACCACGAGAAGGCCTTCAGCGACATCAAGAACTACTACAATGACATCACCCTGAACAATCTGGCCCTCATTAACTCTCTCAAG GAGCAAATGGAGGACATGAAAAACAAGGAAGACCATTTAGAAAAAGAGATGGCGGAAGTGATGCTCCAGAATAAGAGGCTGGCGGAGCCACTGCAGAAGGCCCGAGAGGAGCTGATGGACCTCCACAAGAAACTAGTCAACTATGAGAAGGACCGACAGGCCCTGGCT aATACAAAAGCTCGCCTGAAAATCACCGAGAAAGAATTAAAAGACTTGCAGTGGGAGCATGAAGTGTTAGAGCAGCGGTTCATCAAG GTTCAAGAAGAACGAGAtgatttatattccaaatttaGCAAGGCCATCCTAGAAGTGCAGCAGAAAACAGGCTTTAAGAATTTGCTCCTGGAACGCAAGCTGATGACCCTCTCAAATGTgatggagaggaaggaggtgCAGATGAACGAGATCCTTTCTGCCTCCAACCTTGACCCTGAAGCCCTTGCGGTGGTCTCCCGAAAGCTGGAG GATGTCCTGGATTCTAAAAACAGCACTATCAAGGACCTGCAGTATGAGCTCGCCCGTGTTTGCAAG GCACACAATGACTTGCTGAGAACCTATGAAGCCAAGCTCACAGCCTTTGGGATCCCCCTGGACAACATGGGGTTCAGACCTCTGGAGACCTCGGTTATAGGACAGACCCTGGGGCATGGCCCCGCCGGGCTGGTCTCCATGCCAACGTAA
- the DRC4 gene encoding dynein regulatory complex subunit 4 isoform X2 — protein sequence MARIFKERAGLFIISLCSGEKESRSLCQPSSYITGSCLQAPKKKGGGGGGKKGKVKASPIVDGIPPEEMNKEQVEEHILRIREELDREREERNYFQLERDKIHTFWDITRRQLEEKKAELRNKDREMEEAEERHQVEIKVYKQKVKHLLYEHQNNLTEMKAEGTVSLKLAQKEHRTQENEMRKNMRCLKVELKEQELANEVVMKNLRLKHDEEITRMRNDFERQVREIESKYDKKMKMLRDELDLRRKTEIHEVEERKNGQINTLMKNHEKAFSDIKNYYNDITLNNLALINSLKEQMEDMKNKEDHLEKEMAEVMLQNKRLAEPLQKAREELMDLHKKLVNYEKDRQALANTKARLKITEKELKDLQWEHEVLEQRFIKVQEERDDLYSKFSKAILEVQQKTGFKNLLLERKLMTLSNVMERKEVQMNEILSASNLDPEALAVVSRKLEDVLDSKNSTIKDLQYELARVCKAHNDLLRTYEAKLTAFGIPLDNMGFRPLETSVIGQTLGHGPAGLVSMPT from the exons GCGCccaaaaagaagggaggaggaggaggaggaaagaaggggaaagtcaAAGCTTCCCCCATTGTAGACGGCATTCCACCAGAAGAAATGAACAAGGAACAG GTGGAGGAGCACATTTTGCGAATCAGAGAGGAGCTggacagggaaagagaggaaCGCAACTACTTTCAGCTGGAGCGAGACAAGATCCACACGTTCTGGGACATCACCCGGAGGCAGCTGGAGGAGAAGAAGGCTGAGCTACGGAACAAGGACCGAGAAATGGAGGAGGCTGAGGAGAGGCATCAAGTGGAGATTAAA gtTTACAAACAGAAAGTAAAGCACTTGCTGTATGAGCACCAGAACAACCTGACGGAGATGAAAGCTGAGGGAACCGTGTCCTTAAAGCTGGCTCAGAAGGAGCACCGGACACAGGAGAATGAGATGCGTAAGAACATGCGTTGTCTCAAGGTGGAGCTCAAGGAGCAGGAGCTGGCCAATGAGGTGGTGATGAAAAACCTGCGCCTG AAACATGATGAGGAGATTACTCGGATGAGAAATGACTTTGAGAGACAAGTCCGAG AGATCGAGTCCAAATatgataagaaaatgaaaatgctgaGAGATGAGCTGGATCTTCGGAGGAAGACAGAAATCCATGAGgttgaggagagaaagaatgggcAGATCAACACACTGATGAAGAACCACGAGAAGGCCTTCAGCGACATCAAGAACTACTACAATGACATCACCCTGAACAATCTGGCCCTCATTAACTCTCTCAAG GAGCAAATGGAGGACATGAAAAACAAGGAAGACCATTTAGAAAAAGAGATGGCGGAAGTGATGCTCCAGAATAAGAGGCTGGCGGAGCCACTGCAGAAGGCCCGAGAGGAGCTGATGGACCTCCACAAGAAACTAGTCAACTATGAGAAGGACCGACAGGCCCTGGCT aATACAAAAGCTCGCCTGAAAATCACCGAGAAAGAATTAAAAGACTTGCAGTGGGAGCATGAAGTGTTAGAGCAGCGGTTCATCAAG GTTCAAGAAGAACGAGAtgatttatattccaaatttaGCAAGGCCATCCTAGAAGTGCAGCAGAAAACAGGCTTTAAGAATTTGCTCCTGGAACGCAAGCTGATGACCCTCTCAAATGTgatggagaggaaggaggtgCAGATGAACGAGATCCTTTCTGCCTCCAACCTTGACCCTGAAGCCCTTGCGGTGGTCTCCCGAAAGCTGGAG GATGTCCTGGATTCTAAAAACAGCACTATCAAGGACCTGCAGTATGAGCTCGCCCGTGTTTGCAAG GCACACAATGACTTGCTGAGAACCTATGAAGCCAAGCTCACAGCCTTTGGGATCCCCCTGGACAACATGGGGTTCAGACCTCTGGAGACCTCGGTTATAGGACAGACCCTGGGGCATGGCCCCGCCGGGCTGGTCTCCATGCCAACGTAA